CACCCTTAAGCATATTTAATCATATTAGCCCTCTCTGTGCAAATTATTATTACCAGTATCTTATGCGCCTTATCGTTGATGTTTGTTTGATCAGGTGATGATGCCCCAGCCTGTCAGGCGCCTCATGAATGTCGGCTCAATTCAGTTATATCCCCATCCCAAGGTGATCTTTGTTGCTCCATTTTAAAATAGTTTGTGCATAGTAATTCTGCGTAATAGTAAACTGCTTTATCCCCGACTCACAACACTATTTGGGTTGCCATTAAAATTTTCTCGCCACGCAGGTCTGTCTCCCACATCTATTTCTGCGTCATTCCATGCGCCATCAACAGAGTCTCCAATAGGTAGAGTTTGTTGCTCAAAGACAGTTTGCCATCTCTTTGTTTGTGGCGCGCAATAAATGCAGTACTTTTATACACATTTAGGGACATAGGGAACCCATATGTTGTGCTTGCACTAGAATCTTGGGCTTTATATTTAAAAAAGACACTATCATGCATAGTCGCACATGTTTCTTTGTTTGGCAATATTCCTTATTTCCCAGCGGCGATAATCTTGCAAAACATTTGCATTTTACATTTTTAAATACACGGGCCCTTATAAATGCTTCATTACTTAATTTGATAGATAGTAATAAACAACCAAAACGTAGAGGACGTCCTCCGAATCTTGTCACTCCAGAGGTGTTGGAAAGACGAAGATTATCAAGAAAGAGGATCACTTTCTCCCGACCAAAAGGTAAGCTAAGCATGTGTTTGACAACCTATTGGCCTCTGAAAACCTTCTCTTAGTTACATGTTCCTCAGTATGAGAGGCACATGAATCCCATCCCGCGAAAGTTATTTGCAGTTATTATCTCCCACCGCCCACTATGAACCTCTTCCACATACCGTGTTTTAATGTGCTTTTCTTTTAAAATAGGAGGGGACCCTTTAAGGAAGAGAGGAAGCCCTAGACCTATCATATCGGATAACACTCGGCTCTGTTGTACTTTATCAGGCCCCATGATTCATCACCAAGATAACAATGGTAAGAACAACCAAAAAAGTGTTTATCAAAATGTCACAGAGCTCTAAATTTCCCAAGAAGTCATATAATATTATCATCTAAATATCATTCTTATCAACATCTTCAAATTTTTCAGCAGGTGAAGCATCAGGCTCCTCCGCAGCTGCCCCAAGTGACTGGAGTTCGGCTGTAGAATTGCGAGAAGGTAACTCCCGTTCCCGTATTTTGAACAACCTAAAAATTAGTAGGTTTTGCTGTGTATAGGGCCAACTAGTGGTTACACTACTCGAATTATGTGGCTTTACATCCAATATATATGTAGGACATGTGCTTACATTATTGGAGAAAATTGgtagaaaattttattttaaaatttcccaaTCAATCTCAATATAAAAGGAAAGATAGGTGCATGTTGATCCCGCGTAGGCTGCCAAATTATAATAAccaatttaaaattaaaatgtaTGTCACCTCTGACAAAAATGTTATTGGAGGCAACTATATCTATGTCCATTGTTAGTTAAGTTAATGCTTTGAAAattatcaaagcttaatttcaTGTTTTAACACGGGTTCTTTCTAAAAATATAAGAAAATGGCTTTCATGTTTTTTAAAATACTGGGGTGTTTCAGCATCAAATTAACTGTTTGGTTAATGAGCATGGTGATGTCTTTGCACCTGGGCCGAGGTTCCGCATAAATTGGTAACTACTTGATACATTGCGGTGTATATCACTAATATCTATGCTTTATCTCAAGACGAGTTGTAGCATTTGTATCATAtcttgaattatttttatttaattttttatctTTGGGGCATAAAGCTGAGCTGGATGTTTGGAGCATAATCCTTTAGAATGCATATTTTTTTTAATCTCATGCAATAATCATACAGGAAAATTATATAGTATGATATATTATCGGACCTGCATTAAGATTCAGAATTATGgcattaaaatattataaattatgtgCCAAGAACAATTATCCtatatttgatttgattttttcattttgttaaaatattttttggCATGCATCTTTCTGATCTTACAAACAGGTGCGGCGATAGGCAGCAATCTACCCTTGGCAGAACGTTTAGGTACTTTCTCTTTACTTTGTCAAGAAAACTTTCCTCCATCTGTTCTTTATAAGGCCATTCATCATGATGCAACATATACCATTCCTCAAGATCCCCGGAGGCAAAATGCCTGCACAAATTGCCACTCCTACCACACTGTGCCTTCATGCAGTAGTTTTACATTTATAACGGCCAATGCATACTAACACTGCCGGTCCCTGTCATTTGCAGAAACACCGCAAATACGCAAATCCATAGATCGGAAGAAAAAGGAATTCAGTAAGGCATTTTTTTAGTCCCCAAGTGAAATTAATAAAAGCTTACTTCGTTCTATTTAAGCTAATGCACCTTAATCCACCTCTAAATGTTGCTTTACTGACATAGTGGAAAGTAATATGATCCTTAACCTTGGAAGGCAAGAGGAGACTTGCGGATACTGCACTGCAATGGTATGGAGTGCGGAGTATACAGGGAGGCATGTGGGTTCCGGGGCAAAAGGGTATTCCATTTGTTGTGGCAAGGGAAAGGTTCAGCTTCCTCTGCTACGCGAACCGCCTCCAGAGTTGAAGGGATTGATAACTCCAGATGGGTTGACATCAAATAAGTATTTCAGTAAGAGCAGAGTTTACAACAACATTTTTGCTTTCTGCTCCTTTGGGGGTAATGTTGACCATTCAGTAAATAAAGGAAAAGGACCATTCGTTTTTCGCATAAGTGGCCTTACATACCATAGTCTTGGTTCTTTGGTACCCCCTGATGGCCTGACTCCTAAGTTTGCCCAATTATACATGTATGATGGTCAAGAAGCTGTCGCCCACCGAATGGATTTCTCGAGCAGGATGGGGGAAGTGGATCCAGCGATTGTGACCATGTTACAGGGAATGTTGGAACGTGAAAATGTATTGGTGGGTATGTTTAAGCAATTGCGGGACCGCATCACGGGTTCTCAAGCTGAAACAGTTACCTTGAGGTTGTTGGCAAGAAGAACATCTGATGGCCGTCTTGAAAACATCCCAACTGAAAATGATTACGAATTTGCTGGCCTTGTGGTGGATAATGACTTTGCAAATCGCCGTGATGTTGTGGCTGAGCATAAAAAAATGGGCCTGCAACATATCAGTGACCTCCATCCTTCTTACATGTCATTACAATACCCTCTACTGTTCCCATATGGGGAGGACGGCTACCGAACCAATATTAAGCACCGTAATGCTGACAATTCTGAGTGTAAAAAAAATAACAAGGTCAGCATGCGAGAATATTATGTGTTTCGGGCACAATATCGCAGAGGTGAAGGACATACAATAATTCTCGGAGGCCGCCTATTCTTGCAATTCATAGTTGACGCCTGGTGCTCGGTGGAACACGGTCGCTTAATGTGGGTACGAAGACACCAATCTCTAATAAGATCGGAACTTTACAATAACATTGTAGACAGTATGAGACGGGGTGATGTAGATGCCACAGATGTGGGAAAACGAGTGGTCCTGCCATCAAGTTTCACTGGTGGGTATAGATATATGCAGCAGAATTTTCAAGATTCTTTGGCTCTATGCAAGGAATTTGGCCACCCAGATTTGTTCATCACTTTTACCTGTAATCCAAAATGGGCTGAAATCCAGCATGCAGTTCATGCATCAGGCTCACATGATGCTTCTGTGCATCCAGATATCGTGGCACGCGTTTTTAAGATGAAACTAGACACCATGATAAATGACCTCACCAAAAAACATGTTCTAGGTCGTCTCATTGGAGGTAATCCTTGTCCTCGCTTAACAATGTACCCTTAGCACCTTTTAAATAATTCTGCAAATTATCACTGATTTTGTTACTCCAAGAGCGCCAATTCAATCACAAGCACCACATCCCTCTACACAGTATTTTATTTAGTTTAAAAAGGAGCAATTTATGTATTTATATCGTTGCTTAGGGTAGGAAAATTGTTCACAAAACACTTTGAATCTGTGCAAGTAAATTCTACTATTTATGCACCTAACCACATTTTGAACTTGGTGTTCGATGTACACCATCATTATCAACAAATATTTTTGGTTTCCACTTACACTCAATTATGTGTTTGATTGTAGTGGTATACACAGTCGAGTTTCAAAAACGTGGTTTACCCCACGCTCATATTGTAATCTGGTTGGCAACTGCTGACAAGTTAGTCACTATGGATGATATTGATAGTGTAATAAGTGCAGAGATTCCAGATAAAGATGCCGATCCAGTAGGTTACCAAGCTGTCTCTCAGTTTATGATGCATGGGCCATGCGGCGCAGCGAACCCTAAATGTCCATGCATGTCCAATGGCCAGTGCACAAAACATTATCCAAAAACCTTCAGGGATGCCACAACTTTGGATGATGACGGCTACGCTGTTTATAGAAGGAGGGATCTGAAAATTACGGTGGAGTGTAATGGAATACATCTAGATAACAGGTTGGTTGCCTGTTTATTAATCTTAATAGGGTCTAGCTATAATCATCTTATTCCTATCATAAAAAGTATATGTAAAGTTTCGTGAACTGGTCCCTTGGTTAATTGGAACCTTAAATTAAACATTATGTTAACTCATATTAGCTGGAACAAATGTCACATTAAATTAATGACATGGATTATTCAGTCCAACTATTGGTACACTATTGTGGTGTTAGTTAAAAATAAACATGGCAGTATTTAACTCTTCCATACATACCTTAATTGAACTGTGTATGACTTACCCGCCTTATTACATAGTGTTCAATTACGTGATTATTTAGCAATTTGTGCCGAATAGTGGGAATTTAAAGTCCAACCAAATTCAGTAGGAAGGCCGTACAAACAATCCTCGATCGTGTACAACTATGTTTATATGCATTTACATTATTACTGTAAACCTAGCATAGTGTCAGCAATAATATGAATTACATTTCTGTGTAATGGTGGTTATTAAAAATCTGTTTCCATATCTTTCTCAGTCATGTGCAACTGCATACGAGCTTACATCTTTATTATTGCTTCTTTTTTTAGGCATGTTGTACCCTACCACCGTGGGTTGCTTGTCAAATACCAGGGGCATATAAATGTTGAGTACTGCAATCGGTCTCTCtcaattaaatatttatttaaatatatcgGCAAGGGGCCGGATACGGCAATAATTCGATTGGAACAGGGTAGGCAGCACCAGCATGGAAGTGAAGATGCATCCTCTTCGGTCAGGAGAAACAATTGTGATGAGGTCAGCAACTATCTCTCATATCGATATGTATCAGCGGCTGAGGCCAGTTGGCGCCTGTTTGAGTTTACCATACATTATAGGGAGCCATTTGTTCAGCGTTTATACTTTCATTTGGAAAATGAGCAGGAGGTTAGATTTCGTGACAACGAGACCTTGCCTGAGGTTGTTCGTAGGGTTGATCCTGATGGCACAATGTTCATTCAGTGGATGCTTAACAATCGTTTTGACAACCTTGGGCATAATTTAACCTTCACAAAATACCCTACAAAGTTTCGTTGGGATTCATCCGCCAAGCGATGGTTTCGCCGAAAACAAAATGTCAACGTTGTTGGCCGCATGGTCTATGCACACCCGGCTTCAGGTGAACGATTCTACATGCGTTTATTGTTAAATATTGTTGTAGGCGCTAAAACATTTGAGGAGATCAGAACTGTGGGAGGCATTGTTTACCCTACCCATAAAGAGGCATGCTTCCGGAGAGGATTGTTGGACTCTGACAAGGAATGGCATCTTGCACTAGACGATGCAGCACTTTGTGCAACTTCCCCTCAATTACGTGATCTGTTTGTCACTTTGTTAGTCTTCTGCGAAATAAGCAACCCATCGGAACTCTGGGACAAACACTGGGCCAACTTAGCGGATGACATTCAGTATACGAAAAGGAAAATGACCCAATTCCCGAATCTTAAAATCAGTGATGCTGACAAGCAGATGTTGGCCCTCGAAGCAATGTCTCATTTATTAAAGCAGTATGGGAAGAAACTTGAGGATTTTCCTGGCCTGCCAGAACTTAATATTGTCTCCACCACTAGGTATAAAAATGATTTATTATTGGAAGAGATGATGTATGACCGCGAAAAGCTTAGATCAAAGGCAAGTGAAGGGGTTGATTGCTTCAACTCGAAGCAACGCCTCATCTTTGATGAAATTCTGGAGTCCGTGCATACAAATGCAGGAGGCTTCTACTTCGTGTATGGCCCTGGAGGCACAGGGAAGACATTTTTATGGTCAACAATTCTAGCAAGACTCAGGAGCGAGGGAAAAATTGTGCTAGCTGTAGCCTCATCAGGTATAGCTTCACTTCTAATTGAAGGAGGACGAACAGCTCACTCACGCTTCAAAATACCAATCGATCCTAATGAATTTACCTGTTGTGAAATCAAACAAAACACCTATCTCGCTGAGCTGATAAACAACACAAGCTTAGTCATTTGGGATGAGGCTCCAATGACCCACCGGTACGTTTTTGAGGCTGTCGACCGCACTTTCCGTGATATACGCGCTAAAGTCCATGTAGATGCTCAGATCCGACCATTTGGCGGCCTTACCATGCTTTTGGGGGGAGATTTCCGGCAGATTTTACCAGTCATTCCAAAGAAAGGACGTGAGGAGATTGTTGCAGCAACAATTAGCAAATCACCACTATGGCAATTCTGTAAGATTTTTAAACTACATGAGAATATGCGGATTGAGCGAGATGTTCCCCCTATTACAATCCAGGGCAAGAAATTACATTTTAGAGACTGGGTTTTAGCTCTGGGGGATGGATTGCAAGAAACCATTGCACTTGGTGATGACCTGGACCCTTCTTGGGTAAGATTACCAGAGGAGGTATGCTCCCCAAGATTAACGCATATGAGTGCAACTACCTTACAACTTCACAATTCACCCTCATTCAGTTACATACTATATAATTCTGCTTTGAAAATTAAAATGATTATGCCCACACTTCAATCACCTTCCAAAAACCTCTCTCACATCCAATTCTTCTGTCAGGTTTTACTTTACACCCATTTGAACGTGTGTTCATTCGACTAAAACGCGTAACTCAAGTTTTCACACCTGCCAAAATAAGCTACCATACCTTCAcgtacatatatattttaagttgGTTCAGGGAACTAACAGGATCTTAATTTTTTGCAGCTTTCCCTTGCGTACACAGGTGATCCCATTGAAACAATAGTCAATGACATTTACAAAGACTTACATCACATGCATGGAGACCTAGAGTATCTACGCAGTAGGGCAATACTGACACCACTTAATGAAAGCGTTGAAAATGTCAATATGACAGTTTTACAAAGACTACCAGGAGAATTTAAAGAATACAAAAGCTGTGATACTATCTGTAAGGGTTCGTCCAATTCCGAGGTAGACGAAGTGCTGTACCCTCCAGAATACCTAAACTCCCTCAAATTTAGTGGCATGCCAAACCATGAAATTAAAGTCAAAATCGGTGCCCCAATCATGTTGTTGCGTAACCTAAATGCCAAAAAAGGGTTATGCAATGGAACTCGCCTCATAATCACTCGGTGTTACCCATTTCTTATTGAAGCGGTGATTATAACAGGCAAAAGAATTGGTGAAACCACTTACATTCCAAGGATAACTATGTGCCCTCCAGATAAGACTTTGCCTTTTATGCTAAAAAGGAAGCAATTCCCAATTTCAGTTTGCTATGCAATGACTGTGAATAAAAGCCAGGGGCAAACGGTACACAATGTGGGCTTGTACTTGCCTAACCCAGTATTTGGTCATGGTCAAATGTATGTCGCAGTCTCAAGAGTAACTTCGCCAGCTGGTTTGAAAATAGTCACAGTTGACAATGATTCGACTCACAACGGCTACACCAAGAATATTGTATACCGAGAAATATTTGATAACCTGGTGTAGGTTGACAGCCAAAACCAGCCTCAAAGGTATAAATGGAAGCTACAAccttaattttattattattagtatGCATTTTCTGATCTAACACAATTGAACGAAAATGAACATTAGTGAAATACTATAGCATTTTCCGGGATTGTATAATTGCACACGGTTTAAACAACATTTTGCACCTCATTTTATGGGCTTAACTTGGAGGATTCCTGGTGTTTTCTTCGGTGTGTTTTAGATTGTTGTGAAGTATTCCATCTTGCGCCTCATTTTTGTTTTTTTTACCTCCACTACTATTAAAGTGAGGAATTAACTTCAGACAGTTGCGCATACCTTCACAGCTTGGGTGAAGCTTATCTTAAGAATGATGCTTCAATGGAATCAAGTGGGTATTGTGTGAATTTAGATACATATATAGGCATGGCGTTAAAAGAAGTTCAATTTTACCTCGATATTGAGCTTATAATCCAAGTATGAATAAGATTTCTAATTGTATTACAAGTCAAAAAAGGTCATGACACTTTGTAGACTTCATTCCTTTTAGTTATTTTGGCATGTTATCAATTTTTTGATCAATTAGCTTTGTAATTAAAACTTGTCATTTACAAACTAAAGAAAGGATTTAAGTACATGACTCTATATTAATATTCATGATCGGAGAACATGGAGCAGTTCTGAGCGGctgataaaacatattattatTGATACATGGATGACCTGATCGCGGATTGTTTGATAAATATTTTCCTCAGGCAGGACCTACAACCACTGGTAAACATAACATTTGTATGTAAACGCCAGTACCAAGCAGTTCAGGATCAAACGTGTGGGCAAAAGGTAGGTTTTCCTCATTTTGAATATTGGGAATGtgcttttatttaaatttttgtGGGAGTTTGTATTGAGGTCCTCCTCGATATATTGGCAAGCTTGGAGATAACAAGGAGGAGTTTGTATTTTTTTTGCTTGCCCTGTCCGCAAGTCTCCTTGCACTTACATTACAGTCCGGGAAACTTAATGGTCACTAATCTTATTGACAAACATCAACAAAGATTACTTATAAATATGCATAAAAAATGGAATGCAGAAATACATTTTGCAGTGCATGTCTATTAACTATGCCTAAAAGGTTGTTTACCACAGAGTTTCTATAATTTCTGCTGTTTCCTATGCAGCCTTCTCTTGCTGCATTTCTGCTGATATTATGGATGCTGATGAATACAAAAATTACTTGGTAAGCATAGTAGCTCACATTCATGAATACTACACTGATGGTTCCTTCATGGCGTTCAATTTTTGACAGGGAAGTAGGCAAACCCACCTTGATAACATACTGGCAGGCTATGATGTGACTGTGATGGATTGCACTCGGCAATATGAGACTTCCCTATTGCTTACAATGGAAATGCTTCACCATTTCCTCAGATCAGGTGAGGACTAGCACAAGCAAAATTTTGTTATTTCAGAATACATATATCCAGCTAACATATTATTTAGATATCAATACTGAATCACCACTTATATTCAGATTTCGAGTTCAAAATCAAACACTTTCACAAAGGGTGGCTAAATCTTAAAATTAAACATTACGTAAGAGAAGATTCATAGACACATATTCCATGTTTAGTAAATGACATAGATTTGTCTGACTGGCTGCACTGCTTGAACACCTATTTAGAGAACCCCGTCAACTAAACCACCTCCCACATGGTCACATAATGGAGGCGCCCCCAGCAAACGCCTTCAACATGAGGTTCGTGGTGCAGAAGAAACAGTCCACTGACCCCGTATGATCATTGAATGTGGGCGTCTGCTGATCTGTTAGGTGGTTAGGACAGACGACACTCAAATAAGGTACAGAACTAGAACGTGGACAACCAGATGATACATAGATGCTATTCAGATCTGTAAGGAAAGGGCCAATCCCATACTTATACTCCGGGTGGCTGAAAATCCCAACTAAAGCTTGCACTGTATTGTTGCTTGACTCACGCTTGTACAAGCTACGCACAATAAAATTAGCAATCATGGAAGCATAATGACCCCCAGATGCAAGTGCTTGTATTGCTGCAAGGTGGCCCTGAATATTCCCCCCAGCACATAATATTCCGCGACAACTTTGATACAGAACAGCATCAGCAACCCCTAAACTATCACCAATACTCATGAACCTATCAAAACAGGCCTTGTCTGCATCGCTTCCTTTGTCACAATACTTGTACATGGAACGAACAGGGAGATTTTTCAGGAGTATTGGTATCATGGAGGGTCGCTGCGACCTTGCCCAAGCTAGAAACAAATTGAAACAGCTTTCAAAACCATCATCCGCAAGACAATACATCAGCAGAGCAATGACATCAATGGGGAGAGTTTCGAAATTCAAGCTAACATTACTCATTTTGGGTGCACAGCGGGTGCCTTAATTTCGTCACTACAAATTGTTGGCTGCACAAACCAGCAAAAGCCCGAGGCACCCCTTTATATAACTGACACTTTCTGATAGTGACATTTCACATACAAAACATATACGACCCTTTGCCTATACATTTCTTAGGTTAAGCCTTTTCGTGTCTCATTCATTTACAACACTTTTAAATATTTCTTACCTATATTACATTATCACATTTTCCTCTAAGACCAGCCAAAATAACCCTGTCCTCGCAAAAACTTGTTCATTTTCATAATTTTTACACATTCTAAAACAAAATAACCAATgcaataaatttatttaatataatattaataatattaataataataataataataataataacactAAATCATCCAGCCGTATATCCAAGTACTTATTTTTTAACTTAATTTATGGGCAAAATTAATTCTACGTGGTCTCCAGGGAAATGGAAGCATCGGAATAACAATATTTACCTGTTGTGTCTTCATTATTTCCCTATACGTGAGTTAAGTATTTCTCGATAAATTCCAAAGTTTGAACTATATATAAATACACAATTAAACTTAACAAAAAATTATAGAAATCAAGCTCACGGTACATccataaaattaattaaaatatcaCCCTGCTATACATATCATCTCATTCTACATATATGAAACACAAACCGGTGCTGGATGCTCATAATAAGGGCAATAAATACTACCTTAAATTGGACATAGGTTACTGGAGCCGATAGGTCAGGTAAGATAAGCAAACAAGTTCAGGTAGGATAAACAAACAGACACCTACTTGAAGCATATAGACAACTATATAAATAACTCATAAACCCACGATCCCACCCATCCATCTCTTTACATATCCCTTTACAAAAAATTGACAAACTCAGAATGACTTCCTCAGACATTATCACCTTGGCTTCTTTGACACCAAACTCTGAGAAGGAGAAAGTCCTGATTAGAGTAACAAGAATCTGGGAAGCTATTAACAAGCGTAATGGAACGCTGCTGCATACGAATATTATCCTGCTTGATCAACAGGTTAGTTTGACCATCAACAAAAATATGAGTTCACGGTTGTACTATCATATGTGCCTCACATAAGAATATCAATCACATTAAAAAAAATCTTCGCTGACTCTCTCAGCTTTGTAGGGTAACCATATGATGGCAATTGTTCGGAACAACCAAAAACAAATCTACTTACCATTACTCAAGGAAAATGAAGTTTACACCATCTCGGATTTTAAGGTGGTGCCTGGACCTAAAAATTACAAAACTGTGGATGCAGCTTATACAATCAGCTTTTACTACAAGACTAAAATTGAAAAAACTGTTGAGCCCGCAATCAGTATTCCTCAATACAAATTTGAACTAAGGTCTTTTCCTGATATGGAGAACTTGGTGGGAAATGTTACTATGCTGATAGGTATATCCAACCCTTAACTTCAACAATATTACAAAATATCATACCAACAGTATTACGAAATCTCGTACTCACacttttttattatttttaaaaccaACGTGTAGATGTGATTGGCTTGGTCAAGAGCTACGGTAGAATGGAGAAGAGAAACAACGGGGCTGAGAAGATTGACTTGGTGCTCACTGATCACAGGTGTATTGCGTTACCAACATGGTGGTATTTAAaacttctttattttattcaCTTCAATGGATCTATTTCCGTCTTGCTGTTAAGATTCTGACATAGGCTGCCCCTATATTGAGTAAAGTTGGCTTAACATTCTGTGATAATTCATGAGAACTTAAAAAGGATATTTCAGCGTCCTTATATACAATACTAAGCATGCAAGGTAATTGTTTGGCTACATCCTATTTCTAGCACCACGGCATTGAGATTTTAGTACCATGATGCTCAGTTTTTAGCAACTTCTCACTGCACATTCCCTTTCTCATACTTGCACGGTTAAGATTGAATTGAAATAAAAAAGGGTCTACATGTTATAAGTAAATAGAAATTTATGTCTGATCCAAGTAAATAAGTGGAAGAGATGTGTCGGGTACATAGATAGGGAACATGtgtttaatattatatttaattctGTTCCACGACTTGCGTCACCTCGATTCTTTTAAATGGAAATAAAAACTGCTTCATTTGATAATAATATTGATCTAAGTCCAAAAATCATGACAGcatttttaatagatttttacATTCACGTTTCTTATTCAAATAACCATACATTAATTAGTCAAAACTGTTTAAAAATATTACCAGATGTTTTTTTAACATATATAAATTCAAATATATACTACTTTCACATCAGCAATTCATTTTCGTACCCAAACAAATAAGTGACAGATTATTAGCAAAAACAAATCGCCGACTGTAATTAGGAAATTAAAAAAAACCCTATGGACTTAATAtgttcaattttaaaaaaaaaaaataaaaaatttcaaaaaaataaatttttaaaccCTGTACAACTATAAGTAATTTAGTTTGATGCATTGTT
This genomic interval from Apium graveolens cultivar Ventura chromosome 8, ASM990537v1, whole genome shotgun sequence contains the following:
- the LOC141677199 gene encoding uncharacterized protein LOC141677199 isoform X3, with protein sequence MDDHIGGETIVNEGDVPPRGRGRPPIPVTEEVLERRRLSKQQANAARPKREGPSRKRGRPKHGVAGTVQGEEDLPSTRINTAGHQYGAATSTQTSPLNSDASSAKANIGSVASRKRGRPPIVVTEEVLERRRLSKQRVNAARAKKEGPARKRGRPRRDVTGPIEHTHGLESSEIEGSYQRCHAAPSCDADHECRFSSVITLAQGEGPLRRRGRPRRGVTELIAHTHGLGTCEIQRSCDQRDDAPACQAPHECRLNSVISPSQGLSPTSISASFHAPSTESPIDSNKQPKRRGRPPNLVTPEVLERRRLSRKRITFSRPKGGDPLRKRGSPRPIISDNTRLCCTLSGPMIHHQDNNAGEASGSSAAAPSDWSSAVELREGAAIGSNLPLAERLETPQIRKSIDRKKKEFMESNMILNLGRQEETCGYCTAMVWSAEYTGRHVGSGAKGYSICCGKGKVQLPLLREPPPELKGLITPDGLTSNKYFSKSRVYNNIFAFCSFGGNVDHSVNKGKGPFVFRISGLTYHSLGSLVPPDGLTPKFAQLYMYDGQEAVAHRMDFSSRMGEVDPAIVTMLQGMLERENVLVGMFKQLRDRITGSQAETVTLRLLARRTSDGRLENIPTENDYEFAGLVVDNDFANRRDVVAEHKKMGLQHISDLHPSYMSLQYPLLFPYGEDGYRTNIKHRNADNSECKKNNKVSMREYYVFRAQYRRGEGHTIILGGRLFLQFIVDAWCSVEHGRLMWVRRHQSLIRSELYNNIVDSMRRGDVDATDVGKRVVLPSSFTGGYRYMQQNFQDSLALCKEFGHPDLFITFTCNPKWAEIQHAVHASGSHDASVHPDIVARVFKMKLDTMINDLTKKHVLGRLIGVVYTVEFQKRGLPHAHIVIWLATADKLVTMDDIDSVISAEIPDKDADPVGYQAVSQFMMHGPCGAANPKCPCMSNGQCTKHYPKTFRDATTLDDDGYAVYRRRDLKITVECNGIHLDNRHVVPYHRGLLVKYQGHINVEYCNRSLSIKYLFKYIGKGPDTAIIRLEQGRQHQHGSEDASSSVRRNNCDEVSNYLSYRYVSAAEASWRLFEFTIHYREPFVQRLYFHLENEQEVRFRDNETLPEVVRRVDPDGTMFIQWMLNNRFDNLGHNLTFTKYPTKFRWDSSAKRWFRRKQNVNVVGRMVYAHPASGERFYMRLLLNIVVGAKTFEEIRTVGGIVYPTHKEACFRRGLLDSDKEWHLALDDAALCATSPQLRDLFVTLLVFCEISNPSELWDKHWANLADDIQYTKRKMTQFPNLKISDADKQMLALEAMSHLLKQYGKKLEDFPGLPELNIVSTTRYKNDLLLEEMMYDREKLRSKASEGVDCFNSKQRLIFDEILESVHTNAGGFYFVYGPGGTGKTFLWSTILARLRSEGKIVLAVASSGIASLLIEGGRTAHSRFKIPIDPNEFTCCEIKQNTYLAELINNTSLVIWDEAPMTHRYVFEAVDRTFRDIRAKVHVDAQIRPFGGLTMLLGGDFRQILPVIPKKGREEIVAATISKSPLWQFCKIFKLHENMRIERDVPPITIQGKKLHFRDWVLALGDGLQETIALGDDLDPSWLSLAYTGDPIETIVNDIYKDLHHMHGDLEYLRSRAILTPLNESVENVNMTVLQRLPGEFKEYKSCDTICKGSSNSEVDEVLYPPEYLNSLKFSGMPNHEIKVKIGAPIMLLRNLNAKKGLCNGTRLIITRCYPFLIEAVIITGKRIGETTYIPRITMCPPDKTLPFMLKRKQFPISVCYAMTVNKSQGQTVHNVGLYLPNPVFGHGQMYVAVSRVTSPAGLKIVTVDNDSTHNGYTKNIVYREIFDNLV
- the LOC141677199 gene encoding uncharacterized protein LOC141677199 isoform X14, producing the protein MDDHIGGETIVNEGDVPPRGRGRPPIPVTEEVLERRRLSKQQANAARPKREGPSRKRGRPKHGVAGTVQGEEDLPSTRINTAGHQYGAATSTQTSPLNSDASSAKANIGSVASRKRGRPPIVVTEEVLERRRLSKQRVNAARAKKEGPARKRGRPRRDVTGPIEHTHGLESSEIEGSYQRCHAAPSCDADHECRFSSVITLAQGEGPLRRRGRPRRGVTELIAHTHGLGTCEIQRSCDQRDDAPACQAPHECRLNSVISPSQGLSPTSISASFHAPSTESPIDSNKQPKRRGRPPNLVTPEVLERRRLSRKRITFSRPKGGDPLRKRGSPRPIISDNTRLCCTLSGPMIHHQDNNAGEASGSSAAAPSDWSSAVELREGAAIGSNLPLAERLETPQIRKSIDRKKKEFMESNMILNLGRQEETCGYCTAMVWSAEYTGRHVGSGAKGYSICCGKGKVQLPLLREPPPELKGLITPDGLTSNKYFSKSRVYNNIFAFCSFGGNVDHSVNKGKGPFVFRISGLTYHSLGSLVPPDGLTPKFAQLYMYDGQEAVAHRMDFSSRMGEVDPAIVTMLQGMLERENVLVGMFKQLRDRITGSQAETVTLRLLARRTSDGRLENIPTENDYEFAGLVVDNDFANRRDVVAEHKKMGLQHISDLHPSYMSLQYPLLFPYGEDGYRTNIKHRNADNSECKKNNKVSMREYYVFRAQYRRGEGHTIILGGRLFLQFIVDAWCSVEHGRLMWVRRHQSLIRSELYNNIVDSMRRGDVDATDVGKRVVLPSSFTGGYRYMQQNFQDSLALCKEFGHPDLFITFTCNPKWAEIQHAVHASGSHDASVHPDIVARVFKMKLDTMINDLTKKHVLGRLIGVVYTVEFQKRGLPHAHIVIWLATADKLVTMDDIDSVISAEIPDKDADPVGYQAVSQFMMHGPCGAANPKCPCMSNGQCTKHYPKTFRDATTLDDDGYAVYRRRDLKITVECNGIHLDNRHVVPYHRGLLVKYQGHINVEYCNRSLSIKYLFKYIGKGPDTAIIRLEQGRQHQHGSEDASSSVRRNNCDEPSLAAFLLILWMLMNTKITWEVGKPTLITYWQAMM